The sequence cataatcacccttaaaagcaacaaattcttcaatgtgttgaacatcatagtaattataaacacccttagcatacgaagatacaattccattatcaataaactcacattggtagggaaggtgtttcttagggttttcagaacaacaagtaacatcatatatttcacataagttccaagcataacattgcaaacgatgaatttgatccagtaaaagtttccctttttcagatatacggtgtcgcacataacaagcatgctcatctaaagatttgccctcaactaagctagttggggtttcggcacgagcacatagggatcgaagctGATCCAAGTAAAaggcttcaggagtgtgatagattttgagtggttcttcaaccattggttcagtaggtacaactaattttttttggtattttgcgtttcctacccataactaaagatagaaaacaactaagaacagcaaataaaaattacttagtgataaagcaaacaagcacacacgagaatattcaccccacgctatgactccccggcaacggcgcaagaaaaaggtcttgatgacccgcaagtatacggtatacttgtagcctctttcgataagtaagagtgtcgaacccaacgaggagctaaaggtagagcaaatactctctcaagtcctatcggccactgatatgactctacgcacacttgacgttcgctttacctagaacaagtatgaaactagaagtactttgtaggtgttgttggatagatttgcaagataataaagagcacgcaaataaaaagtaggggctgtttagataaagatgcaataaagtaagtattagtagagagcttttttgtcacgagaaagttatttgtccaaggcaatcgataactagaccggtaatcactattgcaattttatttgagggagaggcaaaagctaacatactttctcttcttggatcatatgcacttatgattggaactctagcaagcatccgcaactactgaagatcatgaaggtaaaacccaaccatagcattaaagtatcaagtccccttatcccatacgcaaacaacctacttactcgggtatgtgcttctgttcactcacgctacccaccataagcaaatcataaacatattgcaaaccctatagcggggatccctcacgcttgcgcaacataaagagcaccataggacagcaccaataataaaacatgcaactcaaaccaatcacgatcatcaattaacccataggacaaaacggatctactcaaacatcataggatagccatacatcattgggaaataatatatagcgttgagcaccatgtttgagtagagattacagtgggtaagagaggggttacaccactgcatagaggggggaagagttggtgatgaaggcggtgaagttgttggtgaagatcacggtgatgatgatggcccccggcagcgctccggcgccaccagaagcaaggaggagagagccccccttcttcttcttgttcttcttccttgaccttctccctagatgggagaagggtttcccctctggtccttggctcccatggcttgggaggggcgagagcccctccgagattggatctatctctctgtctctctctgtttctgcgttcccagattctgccccttcaccgtttctttatatccggagatccgtaactccaattggggtgaatctttcacccagatttttctcataaaattagctttcttgcggcaaaagaagagcgtcaaccgccttatgggtggcccacgagagtgtcaggcgcgcccaggggggagggcgcgcccccctgtctcgtggccacctcggacactgtttcgcgttgattcttcctccggaaaatcccaaatattccaaaataattctccgtccgtttttatcccgtttggattccatttgatatttggtttctgcgaaacataaaacatgcaacaaacaggaattggcactgggcactggatcaatatgttagtcccaaaaaatagtataaaaagttgccaaaagtatatgaaagttgtagaatattggcatggaacaatcagattCCTAGGCCCTTTGCCATCTTCGAGTTCCAGGAAAAGTTAAGCACTTTGTTTGGAAGGTACTCCATGGCACGCTTTGTTGCCTTGGTGTACTTGCTGGTAGGCATATCTCACCAACAAGTTAGTGCCAAGTCTGCCTAATAAGAGTCGAAGACATCCAACATTGCCTTTTTTTCGTGCCCACTTGTAAAGAACATTTGGAAGGAAATTAGCTTACATGGAGATATACCGCAAGCCATCGCACCATCCAAGCATGGCGCAGATGACAAGTTCCTCACCAGGGACTTCGGTCAATTCAAACCCAAGGCTATGCCTGAGCTCAGGGAGATGATGATCATATTTTTCTTCGGTTAAGATACATGGTTGTGGAGAAGCAGGAAATCACGACGCAACTACAGGAAGaagcaccagaacaacaacaacaacaacaataacaacaacaacgaaGATGGCGAGGTCAACATCAGATTCAACAACCAGCCCCAAGGTGGCGGTGGCAAAAAGAAGCAGCTCCAAGGCAAGAAGGGCGGGGGCACCTTGGCGCTTGACAAGATCCTGGACTGGCCTTATGCCATCCACCCTGACGACAGAGATCGACCAGCCACCCACACTAACCGGAATTGCTGGGTCCAGAAGAAAGTCATGCAGATAAGAAGAAGCAATGCGAACAAGGAAAACCCTCATAACAATAACGATGAGGATGAGCCTGGCAAAGGGAACGACGGGCAGACACATTGCCCGCTACAAATAAAGGacgtgaatatgatatatgcatcTCACACCTCCAAGAGGATTGGGAGTGCGCCCTCCACGAGGTATATGATGTGAAGCCCGCGGAACCAAAATACAACCCCTAGCCAGAaatcccgatcacctttgatcaatgTGACCACCCAATCAGTGTCCGCCACGGCGGCACAGCCGCGCTCGTCCTCAACTCGATAGTTGACGGTTTCCACCTCATTGAGGTCCTGATGGATGGTGATAGCAGGTTGAACCTCATCTACGCCGAGGCTAAAAAAGATGTACTTcaagcagtggcggagccagaacttTTGTGGAGCCTGGGCACATTGAGCCTAAGTGTAtaatataaaaaacaaaaaaatcgttTATTCAGATAAGCAACATATAATATAACACTAGACTTCCAAGACATAGATCTAGATTAataatgaagtgaaagcataaaTATAATAAAAGCATAAAAATGTAATTTTAAAGTAAACTAATATAATAATATATCAATATTCGTCTCATCGAGAAATAAGAGATCGAAGGCTTCCCGAGCGCTCTCAGAGATCAGGCGATTCTGGCCGTCCGATCCGTTTTCCTGATGTGATTCTAGCCGTCGGATCAAGCCTCTGGACGATCTGGGCCGCCGGATCAAAAAACGGCGCTGTAGCAATGAATAGTTACCGCCCCCTCCCGGTCTCTCTCACTCCACAGATTCGGCCTGATCTCGCTGACGTGTGGGGTAACCCGCTGGTGGGCCCCGCATGTCATTTGGTGTGGCTGAGGTGCGTCCCGTGCGGCCCGTCGGCGTGCTCCACCGGTAAAAGATCTCATGCCACCGCCGAAATTCCCATGCCCCGCCGAGGGCATTTGTGACATTTCACCTAATCCAATGCCAAGTGGCTTCTCATCATTGGTTGCTCCCTCCCCAATCAGTGAGACAGCTAGGGCTGGGTCTCTCCCTCGCATCTCTCTCATGTTgaagccgccgccccctccccttcccctcgttccgccgccccctccccttcccctcgtgccgccgccccctccccttcccctcgcgccgccgccgtcggagaAGCACCGCGGCCACTGCTGCTCCGCGTCGCCGCTCCTCACCCATCCACCGCGACCGCCTCCTCTCCCGGAACCCTAGCCAGCCGCACGCAACCCATGGCGTCGCCCAGCTCACCGCCCTTGGCCATCACGTCATCGCGGGGCTCGTCGCGCAAGCGCACGGCTTCCTCCAAGGCCGCATCGGAGGCCAACCAGGAGGCCATGGTCTGCAAGTGCTCCCGCAAGAGCACCGCGTCCGGGAAGAAGAAGTCGGTGCCCAAGGCGACGACGGGAAAGAAGCCGCATAATTGGTGAGAGTCTCCCTGCTTCACCACTGCTAGGTACATCTTCCTCCTCAGCTGCATATGATTTTGATTATTTTGTTCCTTGCTTTATGTGGGATCTGATAACATTTTTTTTATATATTCAGTagggatgcgtttggttgaaggtgttgtatgaatgggttgggaccgttcaatttttttgggattgaaccatttaattcatgtgtttggctgaatataagtggtgagctaattatttaggacgggaccaccagtcatgctcacatagtcatgcatgcaaagggtggtcatttgattcgaccgatttggttgggtggaacggttcagcatctttatggcatattctctttttttggctcgaaccattcatgtgctttataaccaaacatgtctattttctgaacgatcccaacccattcatgaccgCCCTTGCAACCAAACGCACCCTAGATGTACAAGCAGCAGAAGCAAACCTCCCCTCCGCTCATTGCTGGTGGTTCAGACTCGGGTTGTCGATGTAGATCGATCCAGTGCCACCCTCCTCGGTTATTTTGCTTGGTGGTACGTGGATATGCTCGTGTATTAGTAAATCATGTTGTTGACGCAGCAGGAGCGCTTGGTGCCACGTCCACTTCATCTAATTATGTGAATATAGTGCTTGACATGCTCGGTTCATCCTCATTGGCGTCTAAACCTGAGGCTCCTAACTTTCTCAAATGTTCTCCGGTTATTCCCCCTCTTCTTCAGATCTGATTAATTTGGCATGGGTACGCATACAATCGGAATGAGTAAGGTGGGTTTCGTGTTGCTTTCTCTTATCTCAAGGCTGCCTCTTGTGTGCAGGTTAATTAATTATTTTGGTGCTCGATTAGTCGCCATTGTCGGATGATACTTTAGGTTTGCACTTCCCATTGAGCTCTTGGCCTGGTTGCTGGCATTGGTTCTTCTGTTGTGCTACTTACTGCAGTTGCGTTGTTGATTTAGTAGGAAAGCTGATGTTTATCTTGCATTGATTAATTTGGCAGTTCTCTCCCTCTGGCTGCGCTAGACCTCGATGAAACCTTATCTTGCAATGGATCTGACCACATGTTTAAATAAAATAGTTCAGGTCATAAGCTTAGTAAGAGATAAAATACAACATGTGATTTTGAATCTGCAGTACTTAGGCCTGTATGTGCCACTTATTTCAGATCAAATTAAAACCTAATAATTAATAGGTAGGAGACATGACCACTTCCTAAACTGGATTGACCTTAAGTTTATGGGTTGGAATAATGAATCATATTTTCCCCCTTGTAAATAAAGAGTTTGTGGTCATCTTTGTGCAGTTTTTTTGGTACCGTTTTGATTATGTAACTTCAGTATTCTGCAGTTCTGATTTCTGATGGCTCTTTTGTTCTCCTGGTGCAGCTGCAAGCCACTGTTCAGCAAATCCAGGGTATCTTTGACCAGTGCTTAGCTGTTCATGATAAGCTAGAGACATCATTGCACGATTTGTCTAGGACCGGAGGCGCTAAATCTTGCAAAGCAGCTCATAAAGCTGCTGATGCACAGTTTAAGGAATTAGTGAAAGAGCTGAAGCGGCTGTTGTTATCTGTATAGTCATCCCCTCAGTCTTATCAGATATGGCCAAAGGTTTGCTCAACAAACTTCTGCGACCGCATTTATGTTGTATATAAAAAAATGAAATTGAGAAACATATTTTCCTTTGCTATGTCGTGCAATCTAAATCTCGACCGCCTTTCCGCATTTATTCTGATTACCAAAAATAAATCATACTTTTTGTGCATTGTTGCTACAGCTAGAGGGCTTGGTTGCGAAGGAGAGGGAGATGCAGGAGAAGCTCATGGCAAGGCATGCGACCGTGGTTGACAGCTTTGAGAAGAAGCAGCGTAGGCAAGAATCCTGACTATATGCTTGAATAGAAAATCTACAGTGTCTCAGGCATGTAAATCTAGCTCTTTTAGGCTTATCCTAACCATATGTTTAGATAAAATAGTTCAGGTTCATATCTATGCTCATTTTGAATTAAATATGGGATGTGCTTTTTGAATCTATAATAGTTTCAGCCTGTAGGCTTTATTTGTCCTTTGTTATTTAACAAGTCTTACAACGTATTTCCTTCACTCTTTTTTGCTTTCATTTACAGTACCAATACCAATAAAAATACTCAAGGAGCTTAGTCTGACAATGATCGTAACAATACCACCGCACGTTCTTAGTTCTACTTTTCTGTATTACACCAATTGATTTTCAGTGTGTTGAACACATTTGTTTCTTTGTTCTCAGATATTTGTTGGAGGCCATGACTCCAATGTCAAGTGTTCGCTCCATATGGGGAAGTCGTCCATGTCAAGATCCCTGTTTGGAAGAGATGTGGCTAAATTACTCCTGTCACTGCATATTCAGGCCTTCTGCTGAGCAAGCTCTGCAACTGCTGCATGGGACCTTTTTTGGTGGTCAGAATGTGAGCCTTTCATGGGGAAGAAGCCCTTTGAACAAACAAACTCAGGTTAATTCTTGCGTACCGAACTTCTATCATGTCTTGAATTGTATATATACTAGCGGTAAAGTGGGTAATATATAACATGTGAACATTTTCGGCCTCAGGAAGCCAGCCAGTTGTATGTCGAGTTCTCCACTATAAAATTGTTTGTGCTTTGCCTGTTTTCGCCTCTTTCTTTGATATATAACAATGCCTAGAACATAAACGATGTGTTTCTGTATTTACTTTCCCTTTAGGATGGTGGAAATTCATATTATATTCAAAAGCACTTCATGTATGTAGTCAAATGCTTCAGAAACAGTAGTATGCTACTTCACTTTTTATCTTCCTGGGGGTTCATATTCATTTGTATTAACTAAAGAAGCTTGTGATATTATTTTCATTACCACAGTGCaaatcaaaacaaaaaaatacacatgCTTGCCCTTTGTAAAGAACCACTATTACTGTATATGTTATACTTTGTATTGAATCATATGTATATTATGCTTGCCTCTAAAATGTTGTTTTATGTTGAACCACTATTGCTATATCATGCTTTGATCTGATTTTTGGTGCTTAAATCAAGTATTTATGGAGACTATGCCCTTATGCGAGTCTTTCGGCCTTGCTGGGTTGTTTTATTGTTGTGAAGGCATCGTCATGGGTGATTGTAGTTACATTGCCTCGTTCACACTTACATCCACCATCAATCAGGTAGACACCCCCTTTTTTCCACATAAAATCAAGTGAATGTTATACTCCCAAACCAATTAGCATGTTTCGGCTTGATAAATACCgtgcattgatctctgcacctttGACAAATTTATATTCATGACATCTCCGGTTTACTCTTctcataatttttttttgtttctctgaTCTGGCAGCTCCATGGAGAAATGAAACCTGTCATCATTTTGTCCGACTAAGAATGGAGTTACTTGTGCAAGTTACACCATCCGCAAACACATGAAAACCTGCATGCTATCATCGCAAGTTGAGCATTTACATGCTCCAAGTCAATCTGTTAGGGAGAAAACAAAGGCTTGTGTTCCTATTCGTAATTTTTTGTTTTATCAGTGGGCACCTTATCTATCTGTAACATGTGGCCTGTGCAACTGCAAAAGTATTGGGCAATAAAAATTCTGTGTAACACATGTTCTTATACACTATGCCTATGGTTTGTATAGAAACTATGCCTTTCACTTTTTCTGTAACATACTGAACTTTTGCACTATTGCTTTCATCGTAAAATCGTATGAAATATAAATTGTTTCATACCAGGTTGGATATGGCTGGAGCGGGTGGGGTGCGGCAAGCCGCACTTACTATCTAGTAGAGTAAATAAAGACGAGACTTGACAACAAAAGATACATAGCAAGGGAGGCAATCGACATCTTGAAATAAATTTAGTTCTGAGATGTGAATATATTCAAAATAAAAAGCTTGCAAGGAAATAGATGGTCGAATGGAACATACCTGCACTAGAGAAAATCACGAGGCAAATGCCTTCTTCGAGAATTCATTGCAGTAAATGTTTAAATAATATCCTTATCATCAACTGACTTGAATAACTCCCGCTCGGTGTAACATATCATCAAGTCATTGAACCATTCATTATTGATCTTGCTACACAGTTATTGCTGAAAAAGCTCTCACACCAAACGTCGTTAACACCGGCAATATTTAGTCGGAAATACTAACGCTGCAtatgtgggcgtttgcatctcgcccacacgcatggatcAACGTCTGTTTGTGTTTGCACAAATCTTGGCATGTTTTACCtgccacgtaggactgggctggtgtgtgggcatttatcCGGTCGCCCGCACGTCCGTTTTACCACGCGGAGGGGCTgttgtgtgggcgtttagcaatttgcccacacaccagttttcacgCACGCAGAGGGGTTGGTGTGTGGGTGTttatcagttcgcccacacgcccgtctcctgtcccacacccaaagctgtcagttgccatgtgttttgcagggtacatggcaactgccctagcatggttgtaagcaggtggcaactctctttcacccgagttgccatgtgtttttgcagggtacatggcaactgccctagcgtgcttgtaagcagatggcaactttctctttacccgaacatgtttttttgccatgccttttttgtagtgccacatggcaactgcctagtgttagtaggtggcaactcctaaagttttcaaatcatgacaACTGTAGTAGACCAGATCATACATGGCAATAGCTGCAGTTTGTCCAAAAATGACATCcggcacttgacctgagatggcaactgcagttgagcaaccatggcaactatagttatcagacatggcaactgtagttcagcaacatggcaactgcagttaaatgaACATGAAAGAGGGTccagaccatggcaactgcggggacgcGTGGTGACTGTCACTCGGAGCGTGCGGGACCGTGAGTACGGGCGTGTGGACGTTATCTATTTTGCACACACATAGGCGTGTGAGAGGGACCACGAGGCAAAAGACCGAGCGTGTGGGCATTatttgttttgcccacacgtagacgTGTGGACTAGTTCCTTAGATACCACACGAAACGTGTGATCGGaccccttaacgcccacacgtgtggacgttaTGGGACCCTATTTAGTTTAGGGTTAACCAAACTGAATATAGTGAAATATTTCTTCCCCTTTACCAGCAGAAAGACCACAAACTACATGTCAAGAAAATATATGCATTCTATGAGTATGAAGCGACAAGAAGATAAAGAATATTGCATGAATCCATGGTCAGCAAGATGAATATACTAGTTCTACTACAGGTTAATCAACCTGATAATAAATACTTACACATGAGAAAATCATATGAGAAAATCATATGAGGATCAAACTTTCTATGCCCCGGCCAGTGTTCAACACAAAGTAATCTGTTTTCTCTCCCCTTCTTTTTCAAGACGAGGAAAGATGGTCAGTGATGCGAGCTGCCTTCCAATTAATTCTGCAAGAACAATTCATTTCCTAACCCAGACCAGCTACTTAGAGATGAGAGATCCCTAGCCGGCTAGCCCTAATTTCAACGGAGGATTCTTAGTTTCTTATCGGAGGAGGCCGAAGCCGAATGAGAGGAAGGAGGTGTTGAGGGACGAGTACTCGAGTAGActgcctgggcccctaggcgcatGGCCTGATGGCGTCCGCTCGCCGCCGGCCATGCGCCTAGCCATCTAGGGTTAGCCGGTTAGGGAGTCAGGGAATACGTGCAATCGATCAAACTCGTGATATAGAAATTGGTTCGGCCTGGGAAGCTGGGCTGCAGTCTGTTGTTGGGCATTGAATTGCGTGCACCTGTGAGAAATGAAGGCCCAAAAGTTTTTTGCCCGGGTAATACGTGTTTAGCCTTTCATTAATTCAGTCGATCGTTCGGTGTCGAGGACCAGCAAGCCCGGACAAGTGCCCAGGATCGCTGGGCGGTGCCTCCGCCACTGCTTCAATGAGTCTCTCATCGAGCCAACTAAAGTTAAAATTCAAGGATATGATCTCGGGCATGAAGGCTGAGTATCCCGAACAACTATCATCTGGAACCTTTCAGCTTTGACATAATGCCTTTCAGAAGGGGTTATCATGCCCTCCTCGTTCGAACCGCATTCGCCCAAGCTATGTCGGGCAAGTCTGAAGATTTTTATTTTTGAGGAGTACAAGTCTGAACGTTATTTTTTTAGTAAAACAAGTCTGAACAGTTGCGTGCCCCCCTACGTGCCCAAACGATGGAGTCGACAGGTCGCATCAACGAATCCAATACGCGTCCAAGCTTTTCAAAAAGCTAGCCACTATAAATAAATTCCTCCGGcctagtcctggccatgggaagcccggcccgaaaaagcctgGCCCGGTCCGGCCCGACGCTACCTCCGGGCCGGGCTCGGGTctagtttttgagcccgaaggccgggccgggccgggcccgggcccgtcATTTTTGCAGTTTACTGAAGGTCGGGCCGGACCGGCCCGAAGCCCGACGAGCTTTTaggtgttcgggccgggctcgggcccagaaaCATAGGCCCgatggtcgggccgggccgggcccgggcctggattttttgtgtcgggcttggctaggcccggcccggcccgaggtttggccaggtatacTCCGGCCCACCGCGTGGTCACGCGGTCCGTGTCCATCCCGGCTCAACTCTCCCCAACGCGCTATTTCCTTCCCTCCCTGCACGCACCCAAACCCAGCAAGCCCACCGATCCGGCCCGGTCGCCGGCGATGGAATCGGCGGGGAACGACCGGAGGGACGCGGCGCTGGGGAGCCTGGCGGTGCTCCCCGACGAGCTGCTCTGcgccatcgtcgacctcctccagcccacCGACATCGGCCGCCTCGCATGCGTCAGCAGGTCgccgcgtctctctctctctcccccccttctGTTCCTTTCTCCTCTGCTTTGCAGTTACCTCCATGTGTTAGCTAAGAATGTGGATTCTGAGGTTTGCCCTTTGATTTTAATGGTGACCACTCAACCCAAGTGGATTAGCTAGCCATGCGTGATTCTGAATTTTGTTTGGTTATGGTcgctttaccgaaaaaggctttcgccccgctttataaataaagcaaaccgctaGAGCACACATACAAGGACTAGTTCAAACACATGCACCCAAGTCACACAATAGAGAGTACAacaggttctgctgagggcacaactcaacaagcccaaaCAAAAGGAAAAAAGAGCGCCGGAGAGCGAGCCAAGCGCCTAGTCTGGCTCCGGCGgtgacggagggggcggcggcgacagacGGACGACCATCAAGCGAAGGTCGGCGATGAAGACGGAGATGGCGTCCCGGTCCtgtgggcggctaagcggccgccaaagctgcagacAGTTTGAAGATAGCGTCAGTAGCTCGTCGAAGAGGAGTGCGCTGGATCACAAGTTTATTGCGGATCGTCCAAAGGGTCCAAGCGATGgccccaatctcaagccacctaatgtggcgagaaggCAGGAGGGAGTTCTGGAGTTCGGCAAAaaggtcggggaagttggtgtggcaccaaATTCCGCCCACCACCTCTCTAAAGCAGCTC comes from Triticum aestivum cultivar Chinese Spring chromosome 5B, IWGSC CS RefSeq v2.1, whole genome shotgun sequence and encodes:
- the LOC123116017 gene encoding uncharacterized protein; amino-acid sequence: MQEKLMARHATVVDSFEKKQRRYLLEAMTPMSSVRSIWGSRPCQDPCLEEMWLNYSCHCIFRPSAEQALQLLHGTFFGGQNVSLSWGRSPLNKQTQASSWVIVVTLPRSHLHPPSISSMEK